The DNA window GCGCTGAAAACCGAGCACCGGTGAAGATGATCGGATATCATTTGATCGCTGCACTACGAGAAAGCCGCCTGCCCGTGCAGACGGCTTTATCTTCTTCTTTCCAAGAACGAAGGCGATTACGGAGTGGTGCCGCCACCAGGGTTGGTCATCTGTCCGCCAAGGCCGGTCAGCGCACCACTGAATCCATTGCTCAGCGCGGTGGCGCCGGCGATCACGCCGACGGCGATCAGGGCGGCCATCAGGCCGTATTCGATCGCGGTAACACCCTTCTCGTCCTTACGGAAGCGAGCGAAAATCTTGGACATGAGAGAACTCCTTCAGCTCCGATTTTTACAGCACCCCGCCGACTTTTTCTCTTCTGTCGATCGGATGTGAGACAGTTACGCCGCGGCACTTTCAGGGCTCTTAACAAACAATGTTACTGAATGATTTACTTTTTGAATGAGAATAACAGAGTTAGAAAATCTATAATTATGGAAATTTAATTCAAATTTTATGTCTTATTCCGCGCTCCTGGAGCACGTGTTGCGGACTTAACCCTTGCTTCACCAATCCCGTTCATATTTCGGTGAGGAAAATTCGGGGACGGGAGTGGCGGCGTGAGGCTTCTTTACGGGTGGGGTTTGCTTTTCATGGCCCTTCTGGCAGCCGCGCCTGCCCCTGTGGCCCATGCCGACGGGCGCATCGGCGTGGTGATGAACCAGGCCAAGATCATCAAGCTTGCGCGTCCGGCCGACACGGTGGTGATCGGCAATCCGGATATCGCGGATGCTGTGGTCCAGGATTCCACGACGATCGTACTTACCGGCAGGGGCTTCGGCGTCACCAACATCGTCGTGCTCGATGTGGATGGGAGGCCCATCATCGACGAGCAGGTGGTGGTCTCGCGCCAGGCGGTGGATTCGGTTCGTGTCTATCGCCGTTCCGATGTTCAGACCCTTTCCTGCACCCCCTATTGCGAGAGCGCCTACAAAACCGACGCCGAGCGCATGTCCGAGGCGGAGATGCGCTCGCAATAGTTATCCTTCATGGATGGTTAAGGCGCTGCCGAAGATTTTAACGGCGCGGAAAACGCGACGGCAACTGCCGGTGTGTCATGCTCGCTGCTTCAGGAGAGGGTTTTGGCATGCACTGCGTTAGGGCGGGGACGAGAGGCGGCCGGGTATCGCCGCGCCGTTTTTGGCACGAGCGGAGCGGTGCGACCGTGATCGAATTCGCGCTTCTTGCTTTTCCGTTCTTCCTAGTGCTTTTCGCCATTCTGGAAAGTTGCGTCGCCTTCACCGCGCAGGCTCTGCTGACCAACGCGACCGACGACATCGCGCGCCAGTTCCGCACCGGCCAGTTGAGGGCGGGCAGCGTCAACGAGCAGACGGTTCGGGATCTCCTGTGTGAGCGCATGAGCATGCTTTATCCTGCCGATTGCCCGGGCCTGCGCGTCGACCTGCAGAACTATCAAACCTTTGCGCAGGCGGCCGCGCTCTTCGACGGGCCGATTCTCCCGTCGGCCTACAGCTTCGATCCCGGTGATGCGGGCGAGAAGAACGTGTTGCGCGTCTTCTATTTCTGGCCCGTGATTACGAACATCATGCATGATCGCATGGCGAACCTTCCCGATGGCAAGATGCTGCTTTTCGCCACGCGGACCTGGCAAAACGAACCATTCGCCGCCGTGGCGCAGCAGGGAGGCTGAACGAGGACGATGATGGGGGCGAGGCTACCAGCGGCCGGTAAAAGCCTGGCGCAGCGCTGTGCCGCCTTCAAGGCGGAGACGCGCGGCGTGGCCGCTATCGAGTTCGCGCTGGTCGTGCCGCTGATGCTGGCGCTCTTCTTCCTCTCCCTGGAGTTTTCTCAGGCGCTGGAGACGGACAGGAAGGTCAGCCGCCTGGCGAGCCAGGTGGCCGATCTCGTCACGCAGCAGCGCGAGATGACGAAGGAGGAACTGAGAGGGCTCATGACCATAGGCCAGGCCACGCTCCAGCCCTACCGCCGCAGTGACCCCAAAATTACCGTCACCGCCATTCAGATCACGGACGAGGACCAGCCGAAGCCCAAGGTGGTCTGGTCGCGTGCCCTGGTCGATGGCGTGCTCGTGAATGCGGAGACCCCGGGGGAACTCACCGAAGTGCCGCAAAGCCTCCTGGTGCGCGGCTCCTTCCTCGTGCGGGCAAATGCTGAGCTGGATTACCGGCCGGTGATCCTCTGGGCTGCGGGCGCCAAGGAAGGAATGGGGCTGACGGCAGCGTTCGACGAGATTGCCATGGGCGAACGTTATTATCTGCGCCCGCGCCAGACGCCCACGATCCCCTGCAGCGATTGCTGAAGCCCGCCGACGGCGATTGCCAATCCGGTCCGCGACCCCTATTTCTCGCATTGCATGGGTGGAAGATCGATGGCACGCGCCTTTCTTTTCGTTCTGGATTCTTTCGGTATCGGCCATGCGCCGGATGCGGCGCGCTTCGGCGACGAGGGGGCGGATACCTTCGGCCATATCGCGACGGCCTGTGCCGCGGGCAAAGCCGACCGGAAAGGTTTGCGGCACGGACGCTTGAACCTGCCGCACATGCACGCGCTCGGGCTTGATGCGGCGGCAGCCCTTTCGGCTGGTCGGGAGCCGGAAGCCGGGTTCCTGCCCACGGGCTTCTACGGCGCGGCCGAGGAGCGGTCGAGCGGCAAGGACACCCCGTCCGGCCATTGGGAGATCGCAGGTGTGCCGGTACCCTTCGAATGGGGGTATTTTCCCCAAACCCTTCCGACCTTTCCGAAGGCGCTCACGGACAGGCTGGTGGCGGAGGCGGGGCTGCCCGGCATTCTCGGCAATTGCCATGCTTCAGGCACTGAGATCGTCGCCCGTCTGGGCGAGGAGCACATCCGTACCGGCAAACCGATCTGCTACACCTCGGCCGATTCGGTGTTCCAGATCGCTGCGCACGAAGAGCATTTCGGCCTGGAACGGCTCTACGCGCTATGCGAAACCGCGCGCCGGCTCGTGGACGAGTACAAGATCGGCCGCGTGATCGCCCGCCCCTTTGTCGGCGAGAGCGCCGGGATCTTCGAGCGCACGGCGAACCGGCGCGATTACGCCGTTCCGCCGCCCGAACCGACGCTGCTCGACCGGGTGGAAGCGGCGGGCGGCCGCGTGATCGCCATGGGCAAGATCGGCGACATATTCGCCCATCAGGGCGTCACGGAGGTGCGCAAGGCCGCCGGCAACATCGCGCTGTTCGATGCCACGCTCGGCGCGATGGATGATGCACGGCACGGCGACCTCGTCTTCGCCAATTTCGTGGATTTCGACACGCTCTATGGCCACCGGCGCGATGTGACGGGCTATGCGGCCGCGCTCGAGGCTTTCGACCGGCGCCTACCCGAGGCGCTCGGCAAGCTCAGGGATGGTGACCTTCTGGTTATCACTGCCGACCACGGTTGCGACCCCACTTGGAAGGGAACGGACCACACGCGTGAACGCGTGCCGATCCTGGGAGTCGGCCCGGGACTTGTCAAAGGGTCGGTCGGCGTGAGGACGACCTTTGCCGATATCGGCGAAACCGTCGCGGCACATCTGGAATTGCCGTCAGGCCGCCATGGCCACCCCTTCCTCGATCTCGCACAACATGCCTGAGCTGCCCGAAGTGGAGACCGTCCGGCGGGGGCTCGAGCCGGTGATGGAGGGTGCACGCGTTCTCGCCGTGGAGCAGCGCCGTGCGGACCTGCGTTTTCCATTCCCGGCGGGTTTTTCCGACCGTGTGAAAGGGCGGGTGGTCACCGCGCTCGACAGACGGGCCAAGTACCTGTTGCTGCATTTGCAGGGCGGCAGTGTGCTGATCTGCCATCTGGGCATGTCCGGCTCCTTCCGCGTCGAGGAGGACCGGGGCGGGACGGTTCCGGGCGGCTTCCATCATCCGCGCTCAAAGGACGAGAAGCACGACCACGTCGTGTTCCATCTGGAGCGGCAGGGCGGCAGGACGCGTGTGGTCTACAACGACCCGCGCCGCTTCGGCTTCATGCTGCTCACTGAGGCTGTCGATCTTCCGGAGCATCCGCTTCTTGCCGGGCTCGGCGTCGAACCGACGGGGAATGAGCTCGACGGCGCTCTCCTTGCGCGGCTGCTTGCGGGAAAGCGCTCACCGCTCAAGGCAACTCTCATGGACCAGCGTGTGGTGGCGGGGCTGGGCAATATCTATGTCTGCGAGGCCCTGTGGCGGGCTGGGCTCTCGCCGCGCCGCCTCGCAGCCACCCTTGCCGCCCGCGACGGCCGACCGACCGAGCGCAGCAGCCGCCTGGCGGGGACGATCCGTGCGGTGATTGCCGATGCGATCGCCGCGGGCGGCTCTTCGCTGAAGGATTATGTGCAGGCGGATGGCTCTCTCGGCTATTTTCAACACAGCTTCAGCGTCTATGATCGGGAGGGGGAACCCTGTCGCAAGGAGGGCTGCCGAGGCACGGTGAGCCGCATTGTGCAGGGCGGGCGCTCCACCTTCTATTGTCCAGCCTGCCAGCGCTAGGCTTCCCGGAATCTCGTCGCGCAAAGGAGATATTTTATGGCCTATGAGACGATCCTGGTGGAAACGCGGGGGCGTGTGGGCTTCATCACGCTCAATCGCCCCAAGGCGATGAATGCACTTAATTCCAAGGTGATGGAGGAGCTTATCGCGGCGGCGGAGGGTTTCGATGCGAATCCGCGGATCGGGGCCATCGTCATCACCGGGTCGGAGCGGGCCTTTGCTGCCGGGGCCGACATCAAGGAGATGCAATCCAAGACATTCATAGACGCCTATATGGCGGACCTCTATTCGGGCTGGGAGAAGCTGACGCGCGTTCGAAAGCCCGTCATTGCGGCGGTGGCGGGCTATGCGCTGGGCGGCGGCTGCGAGCTTGCCATGATGTGCGACTTCATCATCGCCGCCGACAACGCCAAGTTCGGCCAACCGGAAATCACGCTCGGCGTCATGCCCGGCATGGGCGGCTCGCAGCGGCTCGCCCGGTTTATCGGAAAGTCGAAGGCGATGGAAATGTGCCTCACCGGACGCATGATGGACGCCGAGGAGGCGGAGCGCTGCGGCCTCGTCTCCCGTGTCGTGCCCCTGGGCGAACTGGTGGAAGAGGCTCTGGAGGTGGCAGGCAGGATCGCCGAGTTCTCCATGCCCGCGGTCATGATGACAAAGGAGGCGGTGAATCGTGCTTACGAGACAACCCTGTCGGAGGGGCTGCGTTTCGAGCGGCGGGTGTTCCATTCCATGTTCGCCCTCGACGATCAGAAGGAGGGGATGGCCGCCTTTGCGGAAAAGCGCTCTCCGCAGTTCCGTAACCGTTGACGCGCCGGGATGCCTCGATTATAAGCCGCCACGACTGAGGTGGCCTCCGGGCTGCCCTTTTATTTTTGTGCCGAAGCTTCGCCCGGTCGGGGCCGGGCTGACGGCCCAGGTTGAAACGAGAGAGGAATTATGGCCAACACCACTTCGGCCAAGAAGGCGGTGCGCAAGATTGCCCGCCGCACGGCGATCAACAAGGCTCGTCGCTCACGTGTCCGCACCTTCGTCCGCAAGGTCGAGGAGGCGATCGCCTCCGGTGACAAGACAGCCGCGGAAACGGCGCTCAAGGCCGCACAGCCGGAACTGATGCGCGCTGCCACCAAAGGCGTCCTTCACAAGAATACTGCATCGCGTAAGGTTTCGCGACTCGCACAGCGCGTCAAGACTCTGAACGCCTGAGGGTCCCCCTCCAGGGACCCTGTCACCCGGCTATTCAGGTCGGGTTTTTTCTTTGCCGTGCAAAGAGTTGGCTTCGTGCTTCTTTTAGGGAGCGCGAGGGCCGCTCTTTTTTATTTGCCGGCATTTGGTTTTCGAC is part of the Chelativorans sp. AA-79 genome and encodes:
- a CDS encoding Flp family type IVb pilin; its protein translation is MSKIFARFRKDEKGVTAIEYGLMAALIAVGVIAGATALSNGFSGALTGLGGQMTNPGGGTTP
- a CDS encoding pilus assembly protein N-terminal domain-containing protein; its protein translation is MALLAAAPAPVAHADGRIGVVMNQAKIIKLARPADTVVIGNPDIADAVVQDSTTIVLTGRGFGVTNIVVLDVDGRPIIDEQVVVSRQAVDSVRVYRRSDVQTLSCTPYCESAYKTDAERMSEAEMRSQ
- a CDS encoding TadE/TadG family type IV pilus assembly protein, yielding MIEFALLAFPFFLVLFAILESCVAFTAQALLTNATDDIARQFRTGQLRAGSVNEQTVRDLLCERMSMLYPADCPGLRVDLQNYQTFAQAAALFDGPILPSAYSFDPGDAGEKNVLRVFYFWPVITNIMHDRMANLPDGKMLLFATRTWQNEPFAAVAQQGG
- a CDS encoding TadE/TadG family type IV pilus assembly protein, with amino-acid sequence MGARLPAAGKSLAQRCAAFKAETRGVAAIEFALVVPLMLALFFLSLEFSQALETDRKVSRLASQVADLVTQQREMTKEELRGLMTIGQATLQPYRRSDPKITVTAIQITDEDQPKPKVVWSRALVDGVLVNAETPGELTEVPQSLLVRGSFLVRANAELDYRPVILWAAGAKEGMGLTAAFDEIAMGERYYLRPRQTPTIPCSDC
- a CDS encoding phosphopentomutase, with protein sequence MARAFLFVLDSFGIGHAPDAARFGDEGADTFGHIATACAAGKADRKGLRHGRLNLPHMHALGLDAAAALSAGREPEAGFLPTGFYGAAEERSSGKDTPSGHWEIAGVPVPFEWGYFPQTLPTFPKALTDRLVAEAGLPGILGNCHASGTEIVARLGEEHIRTGKPICYTSADSVFQIAAHEEHFGLERLYALCETARRLVDEYKIGRVIARPFVGESAGIFERTANRRDYAVPPPEPTLLDRVEAAGGRVIAMGKIGDIFAHQGVTEVRKAAGNIALFDATLGAMDDARHGDLVFANFVDFDTLYGHRRDVTGYAAALEAFDRRLPEALGKLRDGDLLVITADHGCDPTWKGTDHTRERVPILGVGPGLVKGSVGVRTTFADIGETVAAHLELPSGRHGHPFLDLAQHA
- the mutM gene encoding bifunctional DNA-formamidopyrimidine glycosylase/DNA-(apurinic or apyrimidinic site) lyase, translated to MPELPEVETVRRGLEPVMEGARVLAVEQRRADLRFPFPAGFSDRVKGRVVTALDRRAKYLLLHLQGGSVLICHLGMSGSFRVEEDRGGTVPGGFHHPRSKDEKHDHVVFHLERQGGRTRVVYNDPRRFGFMLLTEAVDLPEHPLLAGLGVEPTGNELDGALLARLLAGKRSPLKATLMDQRVVAGLGNIYVCEALWRAGLSPRRLAATLAARDGRPTERSSRLAGTIRAVIADAIAAGGSSLKDYVQADGSLGYFQHSFSVYDREGEPCRKEGCRGTVSRIVQGGRSTFYCPACQR
- a CDS encoding enoyl-CoA hydratase, which gives rise to MAYETILVETRGRVGFITLNRPKAMNALNSKVMEELIAAAEGFDANPRIGAIVITGSERAFAAGADIKEMQSKTFIDAYMADLYSGWEKLTRVRKPVIAAVAGYALGGGCELAMMCDFIIAADNAKFGQPEITLGVMPGMGGSQRLARFIGKSKAMEMCLTGRMMDAEEAERCGLVSRVVPLGELVEEALEVAGRIAEFSMPAVMMTKEAVNRAYETTLSEGLRFERRVFHSMFALDDQKEGMAAFAEKRSPQFRNR
- the rpsT gene encoding 30S ribosomal protein S20, with the translated sequence MANTTSAKKAVRKIARRTAINKARRSRVRTFVRKVEEAIASGDKTAAETALKAAQPELMRAATKGVLHKNTASRKVSRLAQRVKTLNA